The following is a genomic window from Rubeoparvulum massiliense.
TTCCGTTTTGATCAGTTCGTAGGATCTGTGCCTCAACCTGCTGTAGCTTCTCGAGAACCTCAGAGTGTGGATGACCAAAGGGATTCCCCTTGCTCGCTGAGATAATCGCCCAGTCTGGCATGAGTCGTTCGATAAACTCCTTCGAGGTAGATGTCTTACTCCCATGATGCCCCACATGTAACATATTTACATTAGCAGGAAGCGCCTGTTTAATCAACCAGCTTTCTGCCGCAATCCCCATATCTCCTGTGAACAAATAATGGAGATCATCAACGGAAAGCAAAATTGCCAGTGATCCGTCATTATCATTCTCTGCATATGGGTAAGGAGGAAAAATCGTAAGAATCATCCTTTCCTGTAATTGCCAACGTTGTACTTTCTGAACAATATGATGACGATGCTGAGGATGTTGAACAAACCATTCATGGAGATACTGTTCACCACTACTACGTTCCCCTTCTCTCCCAATCATTCCATTCCAAAAAAGATGACCGATGGTAACCTGCTCTGCAATACTTGGAAAACCACCGATATGATCCGTATCCTGATGGGTAAGAATCACATAATCAAGATGCTGGATGCCCCTGCTTCGTAAGTAAGGAAGGATGCGCTGACGGCCTGCATCAAAGCTACTAGTTTCTTCAGCTTGATCCCCTCGTTGTACGCCTCGACCACCTGCATCGATGAGTATGGTCCACTCCCTGCTTTCAATGATCGTGGCATCACCTTGACCTACATTGAGGAAGGTAACTCGGATCTCATGAGGTCTCAATGGATTAGGAAACAGAAGAACCAATAGCATACACCAGATCGTTACGAACAGAGCCTGTTTCATTAATACCACTCGGTAATGCCACATCAAACCTAGAAGAATTAGCCCCAAGTAGTAGAGAAGTATCCAAGGGATGGAAGGTGGCGACCAGAAGGGATGCCATTGATGAAATTGGGCTAAGACATGGATCTGTTCATCGAGAAGCTGTAAGGGAATGGTGACGAGATGGGATAGCCACATCGCCAATGGCAGCGAGAGGAAGGAGAGTAGCAAGGTAAGAAAGCCTAAGGGGATTACAATCAATGTGTAGGCAGGTACCGCCAGAAGATTGGCCAGTCCTGATAGCCATGAAAACTGATGGAAATAATAGATCTGTAGGGGAAAGGCAAAGAGTTGGGCAACGAACGTAATCAGCATGAGTTGTATAAGCTGATTTGTCTTTTTCCGTTCACCACCTGTCTGAGCGAAGAAGAACAGAAGTCCTCCTGTAATTAAAAAGGAAAACTGAAAGCCTGGATGGTATAAAAGGTAGGGGTCCCAAATAAGCAGGAGGAGCATGGCAATACCTAAGCCATTGTAGGCATCATACCAGCGGCGTAGCAGAAGCGCTAACCACATTAGCTCTGCCATTACTGTAGCCCGAACAACCGATGGTCCCAAGCCAGTAACAACTGCATAAAATGGTAGGAATAGCATTACAAGTAGAATCCCTCGTTCACGGGTGACGCCAAGCCAACGAAGAACAGTGAGGAACCCGAAGCTGAGTGTTCCTACATGTAAGCCTGAAATGGCTAGGAGATGAGCGATGCCTAACACCTCATAAGCTTCCTTCCATTCGGCTGTCAACTGAGAGCGATCACCCAGCAGAACTCCTTGTAAAATCGCAGCGATGGAGGATGGGTAGATCTGACGTAATTGTTGGATCAAATCAGTGCGAAGCTGTGCGGGAAGTTGTGTCCATGAAGCTGCACTTTCGAGGAATTGTAGCGATGAGGCATTGGCAAATCCAATCCAAAAGATGCTCTGGTTCTGGAGATATTGCTGATAATCGAAGGCATGGGGGTAAAGA
Proteins encoded in this region:
- a CDS encoding DNA internalization-related competence protein ComEC/Rec2, whose translation is MRQASWLFGAISFGSGLILAHHGSTFFLLIGGSLLTIALLWLIWQGWKGKSRSALFIPVVFSALAGLSYGHYVEQGYHSFIQLDRQGILQQSQEQLGQRYGPYRFYGKLQEPFRWQGHRLEGRVLITHQQVGTKWNRLQEEILLRISGAESSLVLNIASWSAGSHFIFEASLETPPGPLYPHAFDYQQYLQNQSIFWIGFANASSLQFLESAASWTQLPAQLRTDLIQQLRQIYPSSIAAILQGVLLGDRSQLTAEWKEAYEVLGIAHLLAISGLHVGTLSFGFLTVLRWLGVTRERGILLVMLFLPFYAVVTGLGPSVVRATVMAELMWLALLLRRWYDAYNGLGIAMLLLLIWDPYLLYHPGFQFSFLITGGLLFFFAQTGGERKKTNQLIQLMLITFVAQLFAFPLQIYYFHQFSWLSGLANLLAVPAYTLIVIPLGFLTLLLSFLSLPLAMWLSHLVTIPLQLLDEQIHVLAQFHQWHPFWSPPSIPWILLYYLGLILLGLMWHYRVVLMKQALFVTIWCMLLVLLFPNPLRPHEIRVTFLNVGQGDATIIESREWTILIDAGGRGVQRGDQAEETSSFDAGRQRILPYLRSRGIQHLDYVILTHQDTDHIGGFPSIAEQVTIGHLFWNGMIGREGERSSGEQYLHEWFVQHPQHRHHIVQKVQRWQLQERMILTIFPPYPYAENDNDGSLAILLSVDDLHYLFTGDMGIAAESWLIKQALPANVNMLHVGHHGSKTSTSKEFIERLMPDWAIISASKGNPFGHPHSEVLEKLQQVEAQILRTDQNGTIIFQHFENGRVRINAMTLFETSLLDQKIRR